Within Pygocentrus nattereri isolate fPygNat1 chromosome 17, fPygNat1.pri, whole genome shotgun sequence, the genomic segment aaatgtttctatttttatctattttagtTAACAATAAATATGGAATTGAATGTGTACTTGACGTGGCATGTGGAAATGAAAAGCATGTCTGTGCGACTCCAAAAGCATGCCACTGGAATCCCAGTCAACAATTTATGGATATCAATGATGCAAGATGTACTCTTAAGCATGATGGTAGGTTTTGTTTCTAAAAGCAAATATCAATGTATTATTAGAATTTATGCAAATGTACAAAAGATAAGGGTTATTTTCCTATAATGAGAACATTTTGTGAtcttgtaataataataatgataatgctTTCCAAGCGGGCTATAAGGCAATTATgtattatcacccaccactaattctttggtgatacgaagctgaaatcaactattcaccagcttcttgttagagtTTTCccattcctccttaaatggagcagcagttacattctggtgctacAGACGTCAaactatttaaggtagaacgggaaagttagctggATTATTACTGAAACATTAGCTTACTATCAACGCTTTTTTATGCATGTTGTGAAGAAAACTGAAATAATACATCAAAACAAcactaaactaagataaaacactGGTTATCCttattttttaatggagaacattctcacatttgtgggtttctttggtcgctcacgCAGCCATCTTAacgatttttcattttttcctcataGCATAGCATCCATGTTTGGAGtatctgaaaaacctctgtttctCCGTACCCCACTagctcaacaaaaattgggacacccctacccctagacatgcaTATgtaaaacagagggctaagggctaagtagTAAGGGCAAgggatgaaatgggattgggcctaagaccaactgattaaacaagggTAATCAATTTAGCAtatttggagtgaaaacctgcagccacaatggccttttgtggataagattggataCCCCTGATAGAgcgtttttgtcatttctccCCACCTGCAATATTGTGTTTAGTTCTGGTTGAGTGATGTAGCATATTGGGAGTCCTTGACAGAGGGATGCCAATCACCTGAAGGTTTTGGGATAGATTTTCAGTGAATTTAGGTTTTAAGCtttgcttttatgttttatcaTACTCCTAAATATTTTAATCAGACTTTGTGTGATATAACAGACAAACCATGCAAATAACATGAGCACTGTATTGAGGTCTTCTACAAGTGTTTACTGTTACACTTAAGGACTAATGAACTAATGTCTTCTGATTCACATTTAAGAATTACATGACAAACTAACTGTCACCTgcctttttaattattaattccCATGTATGAAAAGTTATTATTCTAAAACATCactgttttaaatgttatttatatcaCTGATATTGCTAATGATAattgagcccctctaataaataaaacatatcgctgttgtctggaCAAATGATCTccaaatgataactttacagagaaggaaaaacatactttatttttaatgtaagtgaatggaaccagagttttttgcagtccattcatcatgaaatttacatacaatataggAATATATTAACCATTCCACTTTTTTGGATTTAGTTAtttactaataataacaatgacaataaatgataaaataactgataatgtaacaatttattgtatttataatgTCATCAAACAATGTGAGACCATGGTGACATGATTTGAAAGAAACCAGTATGtcacattttttgtaaaagatgttttattattattactttggTAATGTAAATAAGCCTTCTTTAAAGTGCATACTCAAATTTACTCTTATTATAGCCATGTGTGAGTTTCCTCATACCAACGTGTCAAAGATGAGATCGATGAATAATGAAATGCTGACATTTGTGTGGTCTTATTTGATGATTAGATTTCACCATATGTAATTTAAGGGCCATTCTGATCAGATGTGattgctttgctttgtttttgatgCTTTTCAAAATTTGCATATGGTAATTTTACAATCAttcaactttgatgaataagtgTCATTGCCTTTAACATCACAAattactttcacttttttttttagatattcaGGCAACAGCTTTGTTgaaattaaaatgatcattctGCCTCATTCCTTTTCCTTCAGTAAGCCAATGTATCAAAGCACACCCAAAATGGAACTTGACGGAACAACTAAACTGCACAATAACGCCTGCAGGTATGTTGATCATTCAAAGTATTTCACAACTGTACTTTTCACATAGCAATGAATTTACAGCACTACAGACATTTTCTGACCCAGTCTTCAAATCAGCATGTACATCAGGGGTTCTGGATCTGGTCCTGGAGAACTATCCACAGGTTCTTTATGTGCTGGCTCAAGTATGTTAAGAGTATAGGAACCACAAAATGAATGGTTGTCATAAATTACAGTAACTTATCTATACAATTTACCCCATATTGCACTGCCCCTGTAAGCTAAACCAGAGCGGCTGCATGACTGAAGACACACTGCATGCACACTGAGCTGTAAACAAAAGTCTCTGTGATTGTGTAACAGCACTTCGCCAATGCTTGGCTAACTGTTAACTCCACTCTTACATTTTTGTTGAAGACATTACATGATAATTGTAAACCTTTGATAAGAAGCACCCAAATAGGAGAGCACCGATGAGTTACTaacattctgattggctactgATTCACTTGTGTTGTGGCCACATTTACAAAATTCattaaattcacaaaaaaaattgttatgTGCATGAAATGCAACAGAAACTAGAAATGAAGCAATGACCTGCTGTGCctatataaattaaattgtATACAATATTCATTTACTGTAGGACAATCATTGTTTGACCTGCTATGTTACATGGTTACATTAATTCGTAGTCGGTCACTTTTCTTCTTAGGTACTGTCAAaataacaatattattattattattattaatttctaAAATAATTATTACAACATGCAGGAATTCTAGGACTATGAATTTAATCAAATGGCAAACAATGCTACCACTGTAAATGTAGTGTAATGCACTGAATATGTATCATGTGCCATTACTCCTcataataatgtgtttttattttttcaagttGGTTTATAATCCATCATGACAAAGATAAGGTTAATCTAACTGCAGATTTACTATAATATCTAGTCTTACTTTTAAATTGCTGTAGTTTCTGGCTTCCTGACCCTCATTAGCAAGACCAAATTAGCACACATGTTTATTAtgtgtttattaaaatatttattatcttTTATGCTTTTACTTGCTGGAACACCACCTTGAACCAAACTGTTGATTAACAGATGCACCTctaaattaaataagtaaacatgGGCTTGAATGCCAATGTTGCTGATGACAAAAGAAAATTTCTATTTTCCCCAACTTTGAACTTCTTGCCATGCTTTGATTATATCTTAGAAAAACTAGTTAGCATAATTGTTCTGCTGTTGACTATATTGAGAGATCAGGCAGCCATTTGTACAGTCTTCCATAACCACTTGTCTTACAGACGAATTGCATTGGGATATAATACACGCACAGCTGAGACCTAATAACTAATAGATAATGAGGTATAATGAAGAATTAATAGTTTTCTACTAGTTTTGTTTAGCTTTTCAGTACACTTGAAAAAGTTTAGGTTTGTCATGATGACCAGCAAAAGGGGACAtattatgctcattttcagtgttcataATGTTGTTTTTGGGGTCTACTACAAAACAAGTCAACAAAAACAATTACTTTTCTCATACTATACGTCTCTCTTCACACTCTGTCTGAAACTCTCCATTAGATTGCCTGTCTTTAAGCCCCGACTCCTGATGAGCCCAGcatgctctgattggtcagtacaCCCACTGTGTTCAAACTGGAGCGGTTCTTCCCCTACATGTGGAATATCCACCCCTACATGTTCCACCCCTGtcttgcagtctgcagacagacccttctctccagagcagctgtaaactccACTATGGCTATTTTTTTCAATAGATTCAGTTCTGCCATATCAGTCAGAATCTCATCCTGAAAGTCAGGTCAGCATCTTCTTGACAAGTctccaaaacaaacatttcccAACCTGTGTGTTGTATAAGGACGTGCCAAGCTTGCCAGTAGGAGGGCAATAAGGATTGTGTTATGAGATTGCGTCATCTTGTAAGAAAGTAAAAAGGCTGGGATTCCCCCAAGGcgtttcaggcagctgagaaaaggtTTCTGTGAATTTAAGTTACTCCCTATGCCGTGAACTTTGAGCTTTCTATTTTGCAGACCATTTACctgcaaagaagaaaaaaacaaaacaaaacataattgtCCCCTTTTAAGTTGACTACAAAGTAAGCTAATGCTTTTGTTAACTTTAAAGACTGTCACGCTTgtggtgtttatttattttttctttttttgtttgtttgtttgtttgtttttctagaGCAGAACAATGGGTCAGAGATTAGAGGTATgattatcttatttttttattggtcACCGTTTTTTCTTTAATCTATGTATTGTTACAGTGACCATAGGTCATCATGGACCGATACTGTTGATCAGCCcatcatgaaatattaatgGTAATAATTATACTAGTTATAGAAATTACATTCCTTCATCAGTTTTTCAATTTCTTGCAGGTTACAGCCGTATGGAAAAGGATCAATCATGTGATAACACAACAACAggtgataaaataaataaaataaacactgattaaTAAACTTGAGAGAAACTCATGAAAGGCTAATTTGCTTCTTACATATTAAATTTTTGCTAATCATTATAGATTAATTCAGAATAATCAACATCAATAATCTATGTTTCTGGTGCCACATCAACagcaacattattattattattattattattattattattattattattattattattaacaatgataatgataatactaataaataatgattaataataataataataataataataataataataataataataataacactgtaGCAAGAGTTCATGGTCTGATAGAAATTAATGCATTTACTAATGAATAATTCAAAAGTAATAAGTCATTAATCAGATCAAATAAGTTGTATTAACAAGCATAAGATTAAATTACTCTGTATTACTATTGCATGTATAATAAATGAAGAAGGTCAATGTCACAAGATCCCTTTGGGCACAGTTCTGGATTGCTGTGTCTATCAAAGtcaccagtttttttttcctgtagcGCCATCCTGCCTGTGTCAGGTCTCCTTGTCCATATGTGTCTGCTTAATCGTGCTGTATAAGGagccctttgtgtgtgtgtgtgtgtgtgtgtcagatcttcactttattgcatttattttttgttaccTAGTCTGTTTCTACATACCTAatgtcactgtttatttaataaaactaaaacttaCACATGACACCATTTAAGTCCTAAGTAGATACACAATGCCTCCTGATGGAACAGTTTATCCTACACTTACCACAGTACTTATAGAAATTAGTTAATTGATGTAAACAGTGCAGTGACTTTTCCTGCAGTGACTGTTCCTTCATTCAGGGGTTTCCACTCCCATCTTGGGACACCACATTATGCACATTGTGCTTTACTAGACACTAGACAACTAGGCAATACCAAACACTGCAACAAATAATGCAATCTTAATAAAAAGGTTTCAAGTAATGAGGATAACAGATAGTTAATTTACTTTTACTACTAGAAGTTCAattaactaatatatatatatatatatatatatatatatatatatatatatatatatatatatatatatatatatatatatataatgtcagaataaaacctccaaaatccagaataaaaatctacaaaatcacaactttacaggagaaggaaaaaacatactttgcttttatgtatgtacacacacagagtactgtgcgaaagtcttaggcttatataataaatattgattttctgcatgttagtgtgtttgtttaaccattttcaagcctctcctcgaggaagcccagtattacagtattatatgtagttaaacagcagctcctggcttgaccaatcagtgcttcagtaaattgtgttcatgatgtaactgatgatattaacaagtctctgtggtggctgtgaaggtgtcaaggaaaaatatggacccaagaaattcttgttactttttattgattttatgtttatttgaattatgattatgactttattctaatgtatattatgataaactcactgctgaggtaaattgtttaaaacttagatgcctaaaactttcacacagtactgtatgtatattatatatacagaaCATGTAACAGTGTGAAAATGAATGGGCCTTCTAATTCACACATTAATTCCTGATTAATTCATATGTTAAAGAAAGCCTTCATTACCCTTCATCTTCATTCATGAGTACATGCATTAGTCAATGGTAAGTAATGTAATCTTATGCTGGTTAATGCATAGCATTAATTTGTTCCTCATTGACTTTCTGACTAATTATTAATCAGTGAATGCATTGATTTCTGTTATGCTCTGCGGAAAATATTTACAAACTGTCGGAGAACCATAAATACATTCAAGTCTTTGTCTTTCTGAATATACAATCTTTATAAACATGTAAACGGTAAACTGGTATATAACCATTAACGCCATTCAAAATTAGTCATCATCTAATTATATCTTTTTTTCAGACACACTAAATCCTGGATGTATCTCAAGCATCGCAATCAATGGGATATTATTACTTGCTGTAAGTAAATCAACTTAGCATATGCCAAGTAATTTCAGTGACACCTATGTAATGGAGAAACAAAAGATTTTACTAGATTTTTACTGAAACTGAATAACAAAGATTGATTCTGGTAAAATTTTCTTTGAGTTCTCTACAATATGAGACCTGGTAAGgtctcttttttaaaaaggggaccggagggtgtgttccaactacaggggaatcaccctcctcagcctccctggtaaggtctatgcaggggtgctggagaagagagtccggcttatagtcgaacctcggatccaggaggagcagtgtgggttccgccctgggcgtggaacactggaccaactcttcaccctctccaggattctggaaggttcatgggagtttgcccaaccagtccacatgtgctttgtggatctggagaaggcattcgactgtattccccggggtattctgtgggaggtgtttcgggagtacggggtacatggctctttgctacgagccattcaggccctgtacaaacaaagctggagtttggttcacatAGCTGgtagtaagtcagactcgttcccagtgagagttggactccgtcagggctgccctttgttaccgattctattcataatttttatggatagaatttctaggtgcagtcaggggatggagggtgtccggtttggtgacctcagggtcacatcgctgctgtttgcagatgatgtggtcctattggggacatcaggccgcgaacttcagctttcgctggatcggtttgctgccgagtgtgaagcagccgggatgagaatcagtacctctaaatccgagaccatggttctcaggcggagaagggtggagagcccactctgggtcagggataggctcttgcctcaagtggaggagttcaagtatctcggggtcttgttcacgagtgatggtacaagggagcgggagattgacaggcggattggtgctgggtcagcagtgatgcgggctctttatcggtctgttgtggtaaagaaagagctgagccataaggcaaggctctcgatttaccggtcgatctacgttcccaccctcacttatggtcatgagctttgggtaatgaccgaaagaataagatcgcgaatacaagcagccgaaatgagtttactgcgcagggtgtctggactctcccttacagatagggtgagaagttcggtcagggactcggagtagagccgctgcttcttcacgtcgagaggagccagctgaggtggttcgggcatctggttaggatgcctcctggacgcctccctcgggaggtgtcaccggcaagtccacctgggaggagaccccggggaagacccaggacacgctggcgtgactatagcgcccagctggcctgggagcgcctcagaatcccccttggagagctagtggaagtggctagggaaagggaggtctgggcctcattgcttaggatgctgcccccgtgacccgaaccccaaagaagcagaagatgatggatggatggatggatggatggatggatggatggatggatggatggatggatggatgttctttGAGATGAACAGAGACGCTCATCAGGTCTGATTTGGGGGGTTATAAGGAAACTGCAGCTCCTCTTCACAGCAATCGGCGCATGATGGTTCTGCTGATGGTCAAGAGCTGATGTTAGAGACCATCACACAATTACAAGAAGAAATGATCAGCATTTCAACGTCCTCACATTAATACATCTACATTTAATCCATAGATCTGTAAAACTCTCTTAATATTTGACCTCATCCTACAtgatgtctctgtgtgtttaagTTGAGTTTGTTGAAACATTGACACTGATCATTTCTtcctgtaattgtgtgatgaagaaaaaaacatactttgagatatatatactgctcaaaaaaaataaagggaacacttaaacaacacaatataactccaagtaaatcaaagttctgtgaaatcaaactgtccacttaggaagcaacacttattgacaatcagtttcacagctgttgtgcaaatggaatagacaacaggtggaaatgattggcaattagcaagacacactcaataaaggagtggttctgcaggtggggaccacagaccacttctcagtacctttctgctttctggctgatgctttggtcacttttgaatgttggtggtgctttcacactcatggtatcatgagacggactctacaacccacacaagtgactcaggtagtgcagctcatccaggatggcacatcaatgcgagctgtggcaagaaggtttgctgtgtctgtcagcgtagcgtccagaggctggaggcactaccaggagacaggccagtacaccaggagacgtggaggaggccgtaggagggcaacaacccagcagcaggaccgctacctccgcctttgtgcaaggagaaacaggaggagcactgccagagccctgcaaaatgaactccagcaggccacaaaggtgcatgtgtctgcacaaacggttagaaaccgactccatgaggatggtatgagggcccgacgtccacagatgggggttgtgctcacagcccaacaccgtgcaggacgcttggcatttgccagagaacaccaggattggcaaattcgccactgccgccctgtgctcttcacagatgaaagcaggttcacactgagcacatgtgacagacatgacagagtctggagatgccgtggagagcgatctgctgcctgcaacatccttcagcatgaccggtttggcagtaggtcagtaatggtgtggggtggcatttctttggagggcctcacagtcctccatgtgctcgccagaggtagtcTGATTACTATTAGGTACGGAGATGatatcctcagaccccttgtgagaccatatgctggtgcggttggccctgggttcctcctaatgcaggacaatgctagacctcatgtggctggagtgtgtcagcagttcctgcaagatgaaggcattgaagctatggactggcccgcccgttccccagacctgaatccgattgagcacatctgggacatcatatctcgctccatccaccaacgccacgttgcaccacagactgtccaggagttggcggatgctttagtccaggtctgggaggagatacctcaggagaccatccgccacctcatcaggagcatgcccaggcattgtagggaggtcatacaggcatgtggaggccacacacaatactgagcctcattttgacttgttttaaggacatcacagttggatcagcctgtcgtgtgtttttccactttaattttttgtgtgactccaaatgcagacctccactggttaataaatttgatttccattgatgatttttgtgtgattttgttgtcagcacattcaactttgtacagaacaaagtattcaatgagaatatttcattcattcagatctaggatgtgttattttgtgttattttctcaaaatagtacaactttattctcgagtattaacagtggccctttatttttttaaacagtgtatatatatatatatatatatatatatataaataaaattacacacacacacacgtacatacatacctacatattatttattatatatatatatatatatatatatatatatatatatatatatatatatatcatcacATTCTTCCAATGAGAAAACTGGCTACAGCTATTAGAATTTTGCTTTACATAGACAGATAGAAGACTGTTGTTGGatagtgacttttttttttttttttaaagggcctGAAAACACAGGAAAGTGAGAGAAGGACGAGTTAACCCCtgaaaatcccaggtttattacatactaagccttattattttgtaactacagggacttccaTGCATGCTGGTTGAGTTATATGTATGTCATAGAAGAGCATAATTAAAGTTTGAGCGTGAAAgtgatattttgagaaaaagtcataatatttttaagggtaaaaaaatcataattatgattttctgatattaatgccactttaatgtcaTATTCCcaagatttttttcttcaaaatgttaCTTTTCTGTCTAAATATTCCTACCTTTTTTCCTCAAgatattacaacttttttctcaaaatagtacaactttattctcgagtattaacagtggccctaaaacgctgTCATAGATAAATCAAGTGAATGTAAGCTCAAAGAAAACAGCGAGCAGTAGCTGACATGACTACTAAAATATTCCAGAGtgtaaaaatgttctatttCCACAgcaataaatataatttcatgATAGCTCAGATTTACTGCAATTTCTTCCCACATTCTAAAAGGCAGTCTTCTCCCTTGCATGAATGAcaatatgtttttcattttacagatgtttgTAGTGATCTGCATAAAACTCAAGAGAGCACAGGTTAGTACTCAGTCTTCTGATTTAATTCATGAAACAATCAATTTGATTTGGTACTTTTGTTTGTTGTGCAACTGCATATCAAACATTTTGTGCAATGCAATATTAATTCTTGATGTATAAAAAATTGCTTAATATTTCTGAACACCTACCTCTAAAATGACAAATTCATCTTTTTCCTTTCAGAACAATCAAAATCAACCCCCTGGAGGTAAGACCAAATTAATACAGTACTATTAGTGCTATGCAAAATCACATGGGCCGAGGAAACCCTGAATCTAGTGATGTTAGAACTTTAAACCAACAGTTTCTTTTTGCTTCCATGTAAAGGTCCATCATCCACATCAACGTATTACAGTGTCACAACTGTTATTTTTTATGTAGGAGCTGCTAAAGCCAAGCTTCGTACAACGATACAATTTTAAAGATGCTAGTCATGTAATCTGATGACATTACCATATATCAGTATAGTTCTTTGGCATTGGGtttgcacaaaataaataaaaaagacattatACTGGGAACAAATTCTCATTGACTGTCAGTGTCTAACTACAGAGTATAGATAGCTATCTGGAAGGGAAAAGTCATAATGTGTTGCATTACATCTTTGCAAGCTTTAAGTAAAAGATTACACACACTCATTATGGGTATAGATTATTACCAATAGGCATTTGctattaacccttgtgtggtgttcaggtctgtggtacccattttcaatgtttacaaacatataaaataacccattttcagtgccttcacactgttcacccctTACACATTTCTATTACATATGTGGTCTTGGGGTGAACCCATagggaataaaagtgtgcagtgtcctttcactctgttctccccTACATGACCTGCTGTTAGTATTTTTGAGTTTCTGTGTGTGACAATATGTAAGGACATATGATGGTCAGAAATACTCCCACCAACTATGGCCTggtgcctctgacttttaaatcaCTATTTCAGGTTTTACAGAGTAACTCACAGCAGTGTGCTCACCACATTTTAgtgtgttcttttttctccatgCAAAGTAATGCAACTTCTTTATCATCTCTacagaaacattattttaataattaggGAGGGATCGTTTAATaaagtatatttattttaaaaataatttttagaaTTGTATGCAAATCAAATTGtcatgaggtcagagatttataTACTTAATATGCATCTATGGAATTCTTGAATGAGCAATGAAATGTCCATTAAAGTATTTGCCTTTTCCATCTCTTCGTCCCTACTAAGACACTTCTGAATTAGAAAATAataatggtaacactttctttaCATGTCATGTTTATAAAGGTCTATAAACGCATTTATAACATgtgatgcattcataaggcataggcatggttataaatatgtataaaaattaattacacttcatagccatgtttattatacgttatgatttgaaaataaattgcattaaaagtagtgttaataacatgttatactgtcagtgcccaGGAGagtgtaaagacaaatacaaagttcATTTATGAGAGGGAGAGGCGAGATAGTAGAACAACGTCATTGTAAATTGTTCCCTGGCCGGTTCTAATGTCAAGCGCTGGAACCCTTCACTCCATGGCAccatacagtacagtaatgcagtgttaagttagtgccaagtgccataatttctgtttgaaaaatgctcttttattgagagCAAAGGAAAACAATGCCACTTGAAATCAACTGAAAATTGAGATAGGCCATTCCTAGCGCTACTCTTTCTTCTGATGgtcaacaaacacaaaacacactctCACTAACTCTGAGCTGGATACAAAAtgacacagtaaacacacacacacacacacacacacacacacacagtaactgaagaacaacataactacattaaataatgacaaacagtcagtgtatatatatatcaatgttcattcaacACACAcgcaccagccactttattaggtacattttattttcaattgcTTATTACCACAAATAGttaaatcagccaatcacatggccgcaactcaatgcatttaggcatgtagaggtgatcaagacaacttgctgaagtgcagaccgagcatcagaatgggggaagaaaggtgatttaagtgactttgaacgtggcgtggttgttgatGCCAGACTGATCTGGCAGATcagctggtctgagtatttcagaaactgctgatctactgggattttcacgttcaaccatctctagggtttacagagaatggtctgaaacagagaaaatatccagtgagcggtcagttgtgtggacgaaaatgccttgttgatgtgagaggtcagaggagaatgggcagactgggtccagatgatagaaaatcaacagtaactcaaataaccaaccaaaatctctgaggaatgtttccaccaccttgttgaaagtatgacatgaagaattaaggcagttctgaaggcaaaggaggtccaaccttttactttgtacctaataaagtggccggtgagtgtatagcAATGTTTATTCCATATATATGAATCTTTGGTCTACTGagatatatggaatgaacattgatacaTATACTataaacattgatatatatggaatgaactgGGTCGAACGGGAGGTGTAGTGAAGCAGCCTTTCTCCGTAACAGGGGGCGGggctaatacacacacacacgcacgcaca encodes:
- the LOC108441373 gene encoding uncharacterized protein LOC108441373 isoform X2, which codes for MDVRHRKQLSLSLFMCRSHCKTTETMGLQYLISLIFLAQPFLIQSVSQCIKAHPKWNLTEQLNCTITPAEQNNGSEIRGYSRMEKDQSCDNTTTDTLNPGCISSIAINGILLLAMFVVICIKLKRAQNNQNQPPGATQLEELQTLQGGQSNSTQARSDV